CCGCCAAGCTCGCCATCGACGTGATCCGCAAGGCCGGCCGCTGCGTGATGGTGGGCATCTTCGAGGAACCCTCGGAATTCAACTTCTTCGAGATCGTCGCCACCGAGAAACAGGTGATCGGCTCGCTCGCCTACGCCGGTGAATTCGCCGATGTCATCGCCCTGATCACGGACGGCCGCATGGACGTCACCCCGCTGATCACCGGCCGCATCGGCCTGGACAACATCCTCGAACAGGGCTTCGAGGAGCTGGCCAACCACAAGGACCGCAACGTCAAGATCATCGTCAGTCCCAGCGCGCTGGCCGGCTGAACAGGAGAACCCCATGACTACTGCCACAAGCGAGAAAAAACTCACCGTCGCCCGCGCCATGGCCGCCGCCGTGGCACAGGAGATGCGCCTGGACCCGTCCGTGTTCGTGATGGGCGAGGACATCGGCCAGCTCGGCGGCGTATTCGGCAACACCCGCGGGCTCTACGAGGAATTCGGCAAGGAGCGCATCCGCGACACGCCGATTTCCGAAACCGCCTTCATCGGCGCCGCGGTGGGCGCCGCCTCGGACGGTATGCGGCCGATCGTCGAGCTGATGTTCGTCGACTTCTTCGGCGTCTGCATGGACGCCATCTACAACCTGATGGCCAAGAACACCTACTTCTCCGGCGGCAAGGTGCCGGTGCCCATGGTGCTGATGGCCTCCACCGGCGCCGGCTACTCGGACGCCGGCCAACATTCGCAGTGCCTGTACGGCACCTTCGCCCACCTGCCGGGCATGAAGGTGGTGGTGCCGAGCAACGCCTATGACGCCAAGGGCCTGATGACCGCGGCGATTCGCGACGACAACCCGGTGGTCTACCTCTTCCACAAGGCATTACAGGGCATGGGCTGGCTGGGCACCGAGAAAGGCGCCACGGTGCCGGTGCCGGAAGAGCCCTACGTCATCGAGATCGGCAAGGCCAACACCGTGCGCGAAGGCCGCGACGTCAGCCTGGTCAGCCTCGGCGCCGGTGTGCATCACGCCTTGCGCGCCGCCGCGCAGCTGGAGAAGGACGGTGTCAGCGCCGAGGTCATCGACCTGCGCAGCCT
This DNA window, taken from Stutzerimonas stutzeri, encodes the following:
- a CDS encoding alpha-ketoacid dehydrogenase subunit beta, whose amino-acid sequence is MTTATSEKKLTVARAMAAAVAQEMRLDPSVFVMGEDIGQLGGVFGNTRGLYEEFGKERIRDTPISETAFIGAAVGAASDGMRPIVELMFVDFFGVCMDAIYNLMAKNTYFSGGKVPVPMVLMASTGAGYSDAGQHSQCLYGTFAHLPGMKVVVPSNAYDAKGLMTAAIRDDNPVVYLFHKALQGMGWLGTEKGATVPVPEEPYVIEIGKANTVREGRDVSLVSLGAGVHHALRAAAQLEKDGVSAEVIDLRSLVPLDREHVIASVKKTGRLIVIDEDYHSFGVSGEIIASVVEHDIGMLKARPQRVAFPDIPIPFTPVMEQWALPNADKIVAAYHAMHKE